The genomic stretch TTAAACTGGAACATTAGGACAGAAAGAGTTCTGAATCATTCAACTGTTGGGTGTGTACCTTTTTGTGAAACTTGTGCAAGCATGGCAAATGCCGGATGGAATCACCAGCAGCAGGGCAATCCAAGCATATGTTACAGGGTTCATCCGAACAATTTCCGCCCTTGACAAATGAAAGGATTGGAGTCAAATTATAAGGGGATGCACGATCCATCTTCAGTaagactgaattcatacctCAACTAGTGATAGCGGCAGGCTGTTTATTTGATCATCAGAAGCACCTCTGTACTGGATCTCCACATCAAATGCTATGCTGTCCTCATAATCACTACAAGTGATAAAAAGTTGATTAGTCAGAATGGATGTAACCAAGAAGTATGTACAAGCAAGGAAAGAACACGTCAACAGGATCCCATTCAAAATGGGGGCATGGGACAAGCCATTTCAGGAACCTACTAGCTACTACAGAGAACACATGGTTACATCAGCTGTTTGGAGCCTTCACGCTTCTGTATACAACTTTGCAGAATGTGTTACAAGGTAAACACACAATCAACCGAACATGATACCAGGTATGAATTTATCAAAATAAGAGAACACATGGTTGCGGAAATATCCATCCACACATTGTGTTGGAAAAAAATGCTACAGAACAGTAAATGCTTACACATCAGAATCTGGAGAAAGTGTGTCCTCGCAGTTCCTAAATGCTTCAGAAAGCGAGTCCAGTACAGCCATTCTCTACACCAAAGAACTCAGCATGGTTAGTGTGATGTGGACATTCAAATGTTTGAGAAATATCCTCTTCACATCCAGTTTGGGATCTGAAAGAATTTCCCATACTTTCTCTGTTACTATCAAAATAAGGCAAGATGTGTGAATATTTTAGTATATGCAAGTAGTTTCTACATACATTTTAGTATCATACAAGATAAGACTCTAGTCCAAGGCCCTAAAAATCCCAACATAGCATGGTCTTCTCTAGCATATAGAGTAAGTTCTAACCATTTCTAGATCCATGTCTTCTCCGAAGCATCCCTTGGTTAACTGAGAGATAAGCATCTGACAATGAACAAATGTCAGTGCACGTGACAGAGGTGGAGTTCCAGGAAATAAATTTAAAGTTTCTTACATTGCGTTGCTCCGCTTGAGGGCAGTTGGAGTTCCTTTGCAAACCTCTAAAGCTTGGCATTGGAATTGGAGGAAGATTGGATGCCCAAGCAGCAAAACTTTGAACAGGTGAGTGACGTCCATAAGAATATAGATGTGCCATTGATCTGTCCCTCTGGCTCTGAGGAAAACAAGAGTACATTTAAAAAAGAAAGGATGCTATGGAAATTCAGAAAATAGTATGGAAAACAATGGCAAATAGGAGAGAATATGGAAATGAGTCAGGAATTCAGAATGCATGGAAATGAGTCAGGAATTCAGAATGCATATTCATAAGTGAGAATGGATTCTTTTTATAACAGAATGGGCAATAGATCTGGCTACGCATAAACATATCTACATTGATTTCGCAAGCGATAAACTACCCTCACACCACGTGACAACTTACAGAACTAGACTGGCCTTCTCTTGCAGCAAATCTGGCATGCTCAGCATCTTGCTCATGTAATGTCCAGGCTATTGTTGCATCAACCTACAAGATGTCAGCAAAGAAAAAGTTATTGGTTACATCCACATCAACTAAACAGAAATTCAGAAGCATACACATTACACACAAAAGGCAAAATAAACTAAGAAACAAAAAATAGTTGGAAAAGACACCAAAAGGAAACAGAAACATTAAGAGTTGAAGTAGTCCAGGGTAACAACCGCTTCAGAATGCTGAGAGCCTGGCTGTTCCTGATTGAGCTGCTCTTGAAGTCTGCGGGCAAACGCCTCATCATCCTCAATCTGCCTGGTTCTCAACTGATGCTCGTCAGGAAGTGGGAAGTGCAGCCCTTTGATCTTCGATAGCCATGACGAGCTACTATCTTCCATAAGAAAATCATCACAGTTAGAAATTTCACGAGCAGACGCAGACCTCTGGGAGAAGGTTTCATCCACATTATCTTCCATGTCAGTATCACAGGAGCTCCACAGTGAGTTGGCATGATCAGCAGGGCTTGCACCAAGAATACCCTTCCACTTGTCACTGGATGCTGCAGAATCACTGTGAAGCTGAGGCATCCCTCGCAGTGCATATGTCTCATGAAACCCCTTCCTCTCTGACCCTAGACGCGGCATGGGGGCCGAGTTAGCAAGCTGATCGCCCCAAGTACCCCAACACCCAGCTCCATGATTCCCACCGTCCCCAGCCTTGCACTTGCTCACCAGTGCGCTCCACGGATCACTCCCAGCTCCCAGGACGCGGCCACCCCGGTCACCCCAAGTACCCCAACACCCAGCTCCATTATTCCCACCGTCCCCAGCCTTGCACTTGCTCACCACTGCGCTCCACGGATCACTCCCAGCTCCCAGGACGCGGCCAGCAGCACCGAGCAATTCTCCACTGTGCTTTGGAGGCCTCGCGCTCTCCCCCTCCACGACCTTATCCTTCCCTTTCTTCAGCGCGTCACCCCACGCCGCGCCCGCAGCCGCTTGCTCGAAGAGGATGTCCATGGCGCTGGAACCAGTGTCGCCACCCCCGCGATTGGAGTCTGGAGCCGGCTGCCAAGAGGGGCGCTTGTGATCTGGCGAGTGCGCCGACACCTCGCCCTCGGAGTCGGAAGACAAATCCACCACCTGCACCACCggcggagccaaggcccggccaCCCTGGGCAGCTGGCCGGGCTCCCATGGCACAGCAGAGgcgggaggggagagggagaggtgcgtacgcagggtcgccggccggtgcgcggaggacggaggcgagggcgcgaggcgactggcgagaggcgggagggggagccgccgccgccgccgccgacgacgagcCTGGGACTGCCCCTCCGTCGCTGGACGCCGCCGAGGGGGAGCCGCCGATGCGCGGAAGATCCGATCCCTGGGACCGAGCCTGAGCGCGCGCGAGTGGGGGAAGGAGCAGAAGATCTGCGCTGAGGGACCGAGCCTGGGCGGAGCTGCGAGGAAGATGGAGGGGTACCCAAGATGGAGCGTCGGCGCTGCGCTGGCAAGGAACCGGCGGTGCGTGGGTTTGATGGGCAACGCCTTGGTCAGATGCAAAAAGATTTTGCATTTCGTAACTGTAGTGTAGTATTTCCGTttatttgtggcaaatattgtccaatcataaactaactaggattaaaagattcgtctcacaatttatatgtaaactgtgcagttactttttatttagtctatatttaatgctttatgcatatgtcaaaagattcgatgtgacggaaaatcttaaaaactttttggtttttggggtgaactaaacaaggcctaaataaaagcctatacaattttttttctgtttttttagcaacttctatttttttctttctaacaTCTTTTGACAAATTAGCACCTATATAATCAATATCTATATATTTAGAATAATATATGTTAGAAATTGTACTGTGTCATTAGGGTCCAATGATATAACACTGTGACATAATGATTtctctaaaaatatttttaaaatacaAACCCTGTTGAgggaaattatgaaaaatttctcTCACACCTTTCctataaaaagaaaagaggGAGATAAAGAAGACTTATATATTCATTCTTTCTCAATTGCTCTCcactatcttctctatttattcgATTTAAGATAAAAATTGTAAGGAACGCTTAAGCATGCTTAACCTTAGACAGCGAGTCATTGCTCCCTTAGCACTTAACCCCTCTTATATTATTAAGTTATATTTATCTTGTTAGTATTAGTATGACATTAAGCACTTGACAcacataaaaaaaagaaaaaaacaaagagaAAAATGCGATGAGGATTGAGGGTGAGCTCAACACGAAAAAAAGTTGGAAATAAACTCTACCAAGCACACAAAAAAGGTGGAAAAATTACAGAAAAGAGTGAATGAATCCATCTCGCAAACAGACATGGAATAAGAGTAATTGGGTAAAGAAGAACTGAAATGAACTCTTTACCAATGTAAGCAAGTCCGCATAGATCCATGTTGACGGTACTTGTcgaggaggggaggggaggaggcCAATTTGAGGTGAGGTTGTTGGGTAAGAGGAGCGCGGTGAGGCTTGGAAGGTTTGGCTGATGATCGAGGGAGTTGGGGATAGGGTCGCGAGGACCCGGCCGTCGGTGAAGCGGAGAGCAGCGAGAGGTGAATTTTGTTTCTAGAACAACGAGGGTGCTCCGAGCTCACCGTCTCGAAAAGGTTGAGGAGCAAAGGAGTAACGACGAGACCATGTGAATTCTTTCTGTTTGGTTTGCTAGGGTCATCAGAAGCAAACAGACCCTTAACTTCTTGTAACGGGACCATCTGGTTTGAAAGGGTATAttttttcttgaataagctatACTCTCTCTATCTGACATTAAGTCAAAGCatcttaaatttaactaaatttatataataaaataaaaatatttatgatgtcaactaaatattattaaatttcttgttaattatattttcatatgataatcttcataatttttttataattttgatcaaacttgagattctttgacttttcaaaattcttaaaatgtattataatttggaacggagagaGTAGAGTTAAAAAAATGCTACTCTAGTAACCCTTAGCATTGTTGGGTATTTAACATCACTGGAATTGTAAACGAGAGTTTTTTTTCCCTATATATGCTCATCTGCATATAACCTGGGCCATAACATATTGGTTCATTATCCACTCTACGCCTCTTTCTTGAGTTTAGAAGAAATGAAGACTACCATGGCAGCAGCATGTGAAGCCCATGACTGATCTTTGCTGCTGCAAATCCATCCTCGTGCATGAATGAAAGTTTGGTCTTAGGTTCAGGCAAACCTCGCTGGCCTCCAGATGCACATCATTTCAATCATCAAAATGTACTGATGGATAAGGGCTCACCTCGACTGTTGTGTGTAGAGCACAACCATCTAGAGGCTCTCCCTCGACATCATCAATTAAGAAAAAGCAAGAACATACTTTTTTAGAACTAAGCGGATCCCAACCtcgactaggccttgtttagatgtgaaaattttttgaatttcgctactgtagcattttcgtttgtttgtggtaaatattgtccaattatgtactaactaggatcaaaagattcgtctcgcgatttacaggtaaactgtataattagtttttatttttatctatatttaatgctttatgtatacgccgaaagattcgatgtgacagtgaTTTAGCCTATGTGTAGCCATGGCGGCATAATCAGTTGGACCACAGAAACCACTCGTCCTAACTCGGAGTTAATCTCCatattgggccttgtttagttctcaaaatattttgtaaattttttaaaattttccatcacatcgaatcttgtgagacatacatgaagcactaaatatagataaaagaaataactaattacacagtttagctgtaatttgcgagacaaattttttaagcctagttaatctatgattggataatatttgtcaaatacaaatgaaagtggtactatttatattttgtaaaatCTTTTAGAAGTAAGAGCATCCCCAACCATTTTGCATAGTtggtttggcaaatgagggagtttgCCAAGTTCCAAATAAATTTGACAATGGTAAAAAGAGACAATTTCTAATGGTTTGGCATTATTCACTTGGCCAAAAATAAAATTGTGGACTCACAAAAATGTTTTTTTGCCGATGTATTCTCTGGTGGTGCGTTGGGTGAATGTTCGCGGAAAATTTTTTGCGTGAGGCACCAGGTCGCGGCGTTTGTGCTCAAATCACGGCTCTAGCTATAGCAGCATTTGTTTAGTCCCTGCGGCTCCAATTTCCTGCCGGCAAAACCAGGTGTGCCTCGTAGCCGGCGTTTAGTCTCTGCCGGCACGGAGGCGATAGGTTCCAGATTACAGGAGACAACATCTAGCCGGCTGTCACAGCAAATCGCCAAGGTTTGTGCTTCCTAGACGAATATCGTTTTGTGATAGTTCATTTTCAGCAGCGCACATATTCTCAGATATGCAATTGTTTGCGTACGCGGCAGATGAGGGCTTCCAGATCACGTCTCCGAAGGCAATTCGATGATGATTCTTCAGACGACGATGATTACTTCATATTCACAGCTGCTCGGCTTCTGCGCACGTTTTCGATTAAAAAACGAAAACCTGGTGGTTCCGTTCCTGGCCATACTGTTATTTATCGCGATAGAGAAAGCGGCCACCAGAGGATGTTTCAAGATTATTTGGCGGATAAGCTGACGTATGATCCAGAAAGATTCCGTCGGAGGTTCCACTTCTTTCTCCTCATTTTGtttcttattattatttttatttttatatgagttgttcaacttttgtaTTTTTTTCAGATTCAGAATGAATAGAGATATTTTTCTACGCATCATGAATGTTGTTGAAGCACATGATGGTTACTTTGTGCAGAAAAGAGATGCGGTAAGTGTGCTTGGTCTGAGTTGCTTCCAAAAAGTAATTGCCGCTCTCCGTATGCTCACATATGGAGTTTCTGCTGATGCTATGGATGAGTATGTTCGCATTGGCGAAAGCACTGCAATAGAGAGCCTACGTAGGTTCGTTGCTGCGGTTGTACAAATATTTGAAGCGGACTACTTGAGACATCCCAATGAGGCTGACATAGCACGATTACTTGCAGTCAATGAGAAAAGAGATTTTCCTGGAATGTTAGGATCTATCGATTGTATGCACTGGGCGTGGAAGAATTGTCCAGTTCAATCACAAGGTCAGTATAAGGGACATGTGAACAATGCTTGGTTTCGGCTGGTCACCTAGTTCAATCCTCCTTGACTTCTACTTGTCTTCATCCTTCAACACGTGCCAACAATGCATAAGAGTAAACGACTTATGGTCGTCGTCTACTCTCGTGTACGTCTCCAATGCTTGATTGATCTGCGcaagttaattatttaaaaccAAATATGAAAACAACTAAATATAGCAGAAGTAATAAAAGAACAAACTATGAAAACAAACCATGTCTTGGATAGTTGCTCCACTAGCATTTCTACGCTCAATTTTCTCGTAGCATGAACATAACTTGTTAACTTTCTTCTGAATAGTGAGCCACCTATGCATAATTGAATTCTCTGACAACATCAGTTTTCTTATGTTCATCAAAGTAGGAACGAATTCTACCCCAAAACGATAAAAGCTTTTGACTGGCCCCGTTAATAGGATCTTTGCTAACATTCAACCAAGCAGAGCATATAGTTTTATCTTCCTCTTTATCAAATTTTTTTGTCATATGTGACGCGCCCTTCCAGCACTACGGCGAGCAGCAACTTCGGCTGCCTGCACTTCGACAACATCATCTTGAGATTCATGAGGAACATCATTAGTATTTGGCTGGGTCCGGGGAGTCACTGGAAAGGTCATTTTGTCTAAGCCAAGAATATGATCAGAATTTGCCGTCAGTATGCCCGTATAGAATCTCATTCCATCCATTTGAATGAATCTACAAAATAATATGtcaaatgttaaaaaaaatatatgagatgAACAGCGGCAGCAGAATGTATCGAACAGCAACAGCATCTATCCAACATCAACAGCAGCAACTCGGCCTTCGTAGATACGCCCACATGGCGCCGACGGACATCAACAACAGCAGGTCGACCTTGGCATATACGCTCGCACGACGCCGTCAACGAATATCAACAATAGCCATCAATTGATTGGAAGGAGACAATACGCAATCAATTGGATGGAGACACCAACGCCCGCTAGTCCCATCCCCATACATGGCCAAAACCCTAGGCAAGATAGAGACAATACGCAACCAATTGGAAGAGTATCTATGAAGTACCTGGCCTTGAGATGAAGTTCGATGGACAGTCCTGCGACAATCTGGCGGCGGAACGTCGAAGAACACCCGCGACCACGACCGGAAGGCATGCAACCACAACCATGGACTACGCGCGATACGCGCGACTTCCCCGATGCCAACCGAGGACGGACCTGGCATATATACCAATACTTCCCctctttttgccaagttaaTAAAATTACAAAGCCCATATGCCAAACCATTGGATAGGTAATTTTTAGACTTTTTTTGCAAATACAAAAATGCAAAGCCCATATACaaaaacggttggggatgctctaaacaaggccttggtctgTGTGCCAAAACCAAATGCGATATCTAATAAAAAAGGTAGCAATCACAGATGATCCCACCATACCTTATAGGATGCATCAAAGAACTGCCTCGAGGCACCCCAAAATCCAAGCACCACAGCGAAACATAACACGGAAACCAGCGAATCGGGCCACGTGGCTAAAAAATGCCAAGGTTTTACATTGCTTGGAGGATGGAGAGGAAGCAATGAAGAAGAAGTGTAGAGCTTGGTGAGGAGGAAGCAAATCAGGTGAGGAAGATTACCCGAGCTTGTCGACCAGCATTCACCACAAACCCATgtccaagcaacacaaacacgCCAAACACCAACAAACACGTCATACACCACCGTGTGTCTCCTCATCTGAAGGCCGAATGAAGACGACGACGAAGAAGCGCATGCACACACGTCACCCGGCGAGACGAAAGAGGGAGTAGCCACCTCGAGCCACGCAAGGACTGCCTACGACCCCGCTATCACCGCGCATCGCCGGAGGAAGAAGGGAGATGCATTTGCATACTGAGGAGGTGGAGAGCGAGGTGGAGTGAAGATCGGAGAACACGAGAAGATAAAGTGGTGGCGGGGGATAAAAGGGGTAGAGAAACCCTAGAAGAGATTTTGGATGCTAGTGTCTCCTATGCAATAGAGGCTGCGCCCAGGAGaaggctaaggccttgtttagatgcggaaactttttagattttgctactgtagcactttcgtttgtttgtggcaaacattatccaatcatggactaactagagtcaaaagattcgtctcataatttacagataaaatgtgtaattagtttttattttcgtctatatttaatacttaatgtatgtgccgtaagattcgatgtgatgagaaatcttgaaaacttttgggtttttagggtgaactaaaaatattaaatattaaatatgaaatatattttttatagtaAACTCATTTAGAGTCATGAATATATTAATACTATTTCTTATAAACTTAAATCTAGAATTTTATTCTTTTTATAGAGAGGTCATGGGATATATATATTTAACTGAACCATTTGAA from Sorghum bicolor cultivar BTx623 chromosome 3, Sorghum_bicolor_NCBIv3, whole genome shotgun sequence encodes the following:
- the LOC8061845 gene encoding uncharacterized protein LOC8061845, yielding MQNLFASDQGVAHQTHAPPVPCQRSADAPSWVPLHLPRSSAQARSLSADLLLLPPLARAQARSQGSDLPRIGGSPSAASSDGGAVPGSSSAAAAAAPPPASRQSPRALASVLRAPAGDPAYAPLPLPSRLCCAMGARPAAQGGRALAPPVVQVVDLSSDSEGEVSAHSPDHKRPSWQPAPDSNRGGGDTGSSAMDILFEQAAAGAAWGDALKKGKDKVVEGESARPPKHSGELLGAAGRVLGAGSDPWSAVVSKCKAGDGGNNGAGCWGTWGDRGGRVLGAGSDPWSALVSKCKAGDGGNHGAGCWGTWGDQLANSAPMPRLGSERKGFHETYALRGMPQLHSDSAASSDKWKGILGASPADHANSLWSSCDTDMEDNVDETFSQRSASAREISNCDDFLMEDSSSSWLSKIKGLHFPLPDEHQLRTRQIEDDEAFARRLQEQLNQEQPGSQHSEAVDATIAWTLHEQDAEHARFAAREGQSSSSQRDRSMAHLYSYGRHSPVQSFAAWASNLPPIPMPSFRGLQRNSNCPQAEQRNMLISQLTKGCFGEDMDLEMRMAVLDSLSEAFRNCEDTLSPDSDVDYEDSIAFDVEIQYRGASDDQINSLPLSLVEGGNCSDEPCNICLDCPAAGDSIRHLPCLHKFHKKCIDRWLGMRTCCPICKSNVFSQ